CAGATTCCCGATTTTGATGCGTAGCTGACCTTACAGCTATGTAAGGATCGGTAGAACTACGTGTTATATAATCAGTAAATGGTAATAATCCTAACCTAGTATCTATAATTTGTACACTAGATACTACCATTTCAAAATCCCTATGTACCCTATACATTATAGGATTTAAATAACTATTTGTAAATACTGGATCTGTGAAATCTCTTGCATTAGTACCTCCAATAAATGGTAGGACTAAGTATGGTCCAGGTCCTACTCCATAATAAGCTAAAGTACTCCCCAAAGTTTGTTTGGTAACTTTTAAACCAATTTTACTTGCTACGTCAAATAATCCGCCTATACCAAATGTACTATTGATAAGAAATCTCCATATGCTCTTCATAGTTTGATCATAATTCATCTGTAAGCCATAATTGACAGCAGTCAAAGGCATAGCAATGTTATCTAGAAGACTACTCACTCTAGCTTTGGTATAATCATTAGTAACTTGTGAATAGCCCATAGTAATAGGTCGCAAAAACAGATAATCTAAAATGGAGTTAAAGACAAAAATTTTACGATTCAGTTTCTCATAAGGATCATAGACTTGCATACAACCATTCTTGGCACTATAAACATACTGAAAATCATCGTTATCTTGAGTATTTTGAACGTCCGCTATTACGGTTAGGTTAAAAAAGTTAAGTATAACTAATGCTAGTAATATAAATCTCTTCATTATAGGTTTCATCAATGATTTTTCTTACAAACCACCATATAGTATTTATCATTTTTTTCTATAACTAATTCCTCACTACTTAATACAGTGAATTTAGTTTGACTTAAAGCTTCCTTGATATCTGTTATAGCAAAAATAAATTCTTTTCTTTTTAATGAAAGATTTGTAACGTTATTTATTGGCAAACAAAATGCAAAATATCCTAATTTATCGACTATTGAATAAATATCATTAAAGTAAGTTGACAGATTCTTAGTAAAAGAAAGAGCGTTAAAACTTAATATCACATCATATTTATTAGAATGTTGCTTAATAAAGTCTGGTATAGAAACTTCTAGTATATTATCATAGATATTCATATTTAGGGCAAAAACATTCATGGCTTCTGAACTTTCTACACCAGTAAAAGTAAAGCTATCAGGAAAACGCTTTTTAACCTCAGCCCCCACTAAACCTGTATTACTACCTAGCTCCAAAATACGGTAATTATCAGGCAAATCTGTTATGCCACTCATAATCCTACTGACAAAATTATGAGGTAGGTATAGTTGCTTATTACTACAAAATTTATTGTTATAATATTCAGCCGTAAGATTTCTATATTGATGCCAAATTTGCTGAGAGATATCTGACAAATTATTATGATTTTGTAAGAAAGTCCCTAACTTTACTTGATCAAATTCAGAAGCTTTTTGTAGATGATACAAAGCCTTTTGATAATTATTTTTTAAGAAATATGTCCAACCAAGCCAGTAATTAACTTGGCAAGAATTAGCTTGGTATGAATTAGAAAAAAATTTATCAACCAATTTAAACCTTAATATAGCGTCATTTAAGTTATTCTTATATAAATGTTCTATACCAAGCTTTAAATTAGTTTCTTTTAAGTGTGTTACCTTGTATTTTACATCGGTAAAATAATTGATGAACGTAAAAATTTTCTCCATATACCAAGATGGAAAATTTTTGCAAAAACGATAGCATGATTTCATCTTATCCTTTATTAAACCGTAACTGTTATAAATAATTTTGCTGCCAAACATAAAGTCTATGAAATTTGATTTTGTGAACTACTTACCTTACGCATAAATCCCGTGACAATTTAAAAATTGCAGAAAAGTATAAGATGCTATTAGCGAGACCACTACGTGGTCGTGGCAATCCACATTCATTAGATTGCTTCGTCGCCACCAAAATGGCTCCTCGCAATGACACCAGGATATTTTTCCTATGACTTTTAAATGCCATGCGTAAGGTGAGTTAACTATATAATAGCATACATATTAACTAGCACTAATGACTTTGTCTATAATTATAGTCAATTGATGAGAAATTGGGGACGTCGTTACTCGTCTCTCCTAGCCCCAAATTCTCCTGAATTAACTATACATAAAATAAATCTAATATTTCTCTTTGCTCCACCATTTCTTCTCTTCTTGTGGTAATTCTGAATTTAAGGTTTCTGTTATTTCCACCATTTCTTCAATATATTTCTTAGATTTTTTCATAGCAGTAAAACTTTTTACGATAGCAACTTGTTCAGCTGGTATAGTCAATTCAGGAGAATTTGGGGCTAGGAACGATGGAGCGACGCCTATAAGTAATAGGCGAGCGACGAGTGACAACGTCCCCAACTTCTCATCAATTGACTATAACTGAAAACTACTCAACTCATGTATAATAGCTTGACGAATAAATTCGGTTCTAGATATCCCTAGTTTTTTAGCAGCTTCATTACTAGCTTTTGCTATAGTATCTGGTAAAGTAATAGATAAACTTGTCATATTGTTATTTCATATCAATTTATATATAAAATAATAATATAATAATTTAACTCGTTCAAGAATTGTTTTTTGAAAACAAATATAGTATATACTCTAATGATTTGAGTATACTTGATAAAATTATATAGGTTCTACTATGTCACTTATTGCTAAACGATTAGATTTAATAAAGCCATCCCCTACTTTGGCATTAGTCAAAAAAACATTTGAACTAAAAAAACTAGGCAAAGACATAATTTCTCTTGGGGCTGGTGAGCCTGACTTTGATACGCCAAATAATATCAAGGAAGCTGCAATTAAGGCTGTGCGAGATGGTTTAACAAAATATACTAATGTTGATGGTGTATTGGAGCTTAAACAAGCGGTACAGAAGAAATTCAAGTATGAAAATAATTTAGATTATGATTTAGACGAGATAATCGTATCCAGTGGAGGAAAACAAGTAATCTATAATTTGTTTATGGCATCCCTTAACCCCGGTGATGAAGTAATTATTCCTAGTCCATACTGGGTTTCATACCCAGATATGGTAATATTAGCTGACGGCATTCCGGTGTTTGTTAATTGTAACATGGAAAATAATTTTAAACTTACTGTTAATGTTCTAGAGCGAGTAATTAGCAAAAAAACTAAATGGTTAATTATTAATTCGCCGAGTAATCCAACAGGGGGGGCATATTCTTATCAAGAATTAGCTGATATTGCTGAATTATTACGCAAATATCCCAACGTAAATATTATGTCTGATGATATTTATGAGCATATTATTTTTGATGATTTTAAGTTTTATACTTTTGCTCAAGTGGCACCGGATTTAAAAGATCGAATATTTACGGTTAATGGTGTATCAAAAGCTTATTCTATGACAGGATGGCGTATAGGATACGGAGCTGGTACTAAATCGTTAATTAAGGCAATGGCTATTATTCAGTCACAAAGCACTTCTAATCCTTGCTCTATAAGCCAAATGGCAGCCATTGAAGCTTTAACTGGTCCTCAAGATTTTATTAAGTCTAATGCAAAAAACTTTCAAGAAAAACGTGACTTAACATTATCAATCCTAAATGATATCAAGGGTATTAGTTGTTATAAGCCGGCAGGAGCATTCTATTTATTCCCTAAATGTAATGAATTATTTGGGCTTAAAACCCCATCTAATAAAATTATCAAAGATAGTAACGATTTTGGAGAATATTTGCTTGAAGAATGTAGTGTGGCAGTTGTTCCTGGTATTGCATTCGGTTTAGAAAATTATTTCAGAATTTCTTACGCAACTTCGATAAAAAATTTGGAGCAAGCGTGCTTGCGTATAAAAAATGCTTGTCGTCAATTAAAATGATCAAGAAACTTCTTAAAAAGAATAATTTTGCACTTAGTGTAGTCACTAAATTATTGTATAGTTATTTGAGAGTGGTTTATTTTACCTGTCGTTGGCAGTTTGTTTTTCCAGATGGTTACAATGAACAGCAATTTTTAGCACAAAAAGGGGCAATTTTTGCTTTTTGGCATAACAGGCTCGCTTTGGGTCCGGGAATATTTACCGGTCATAAAGACATTCATGCCCTTATTTCTCCTCATTCTGATGGTAAAATAATTAGTGATATTGTCAATAAATTCGGCTTTGGGGTAATAAATGGCTCTACTAATAAAAATTCTGTGGTAGCTTTAAAAGCCATTATCAAAAAATTACATAATGGTAGTAATATAGTAATTACCCCAGATGGTCCGCGTGGACCTATTTACAAAATAAATAGTAATATTAACAAAGTGGCTCAAAAATATAATATAAAATTAATACCGGTTTCTTGTAAGGCTTCTAGATATTTTTTACTTAAAAGTTGGGATAAACTGATTATGCCGCTACCTTTTGGTAAAATAACGGCTTTTATAGGTTTGCCACTAATTTTTATAGGCAGTGAAAATCAAGATGATATTAATTTAGCCCAAGCATTAAACATCAGTGAAATAAACTCATGATCTATTTATATCATATCTTAAGTTTCCTATTTCTTCCACTATATGTTCTTTTACTGGTATTGAGAGTTATTGTTGGCAAAGAAGATATAAAGCGTATAGGAGAACGTTTTGCCATTGGGTATGCACATACTAAACGAAATGAAACTTTAGTTTGGATACATGCCGCCAGTGTAGGGGAATCTATGATAGCTCTTACCTTAGTTGAAAATATCAATGATCTTTGGCTAAAAAGAACGATGCCAAAAACCGCCTTAAAGTTTTTGGTTACTTCAGGAACCAAATCTTCTGCAAAAATATTACAACAAAAGTTACCTGTAAATGCTGTTCATCAACTAATTCCTATAGACAATATTATTTTTGTTAAGAAATTTTTTAGAAATTGGCAACCAACTCTAGGAATCTTTATTGAATCAGAATTATGGCCATGTCTAATTAGCGAAGGGAAGAAACATTGTAAATTATTATTACTGAATGCTCGTATTTCTGATAAATCATTTGCATCATGGAAAAAAATAAGCTCATTTTTTAGGGCAATCACCTCTAATTTTAGTGAAATTATTGTTCAAAGTAACATCGATTATGAAAAATTTATGCAACTTGGTATGACCAATATAAATAATTTAGGCAATATCAAATTTGCCAACAAAAAATTACCTGTAAATGAACAAGAATTAACAATTTTAGCACAATATATGAGTGCTAAAAGAATCATCGTATTTGCCAGCACTCATCTGGAAGATGAAACAGTATTACTGAATATTATAAAACCAATAAAACAACGATATCCAAATTGCTATTTTATTCTAATTCCACGTCATCCTGAACGTAAAAATGATATAGGGAAAGCGTGTACCCAACTAAATTCAACCTATAGTATCAAGTCTGAACAAAATATACCTATTCTGACTGATGATCTTTACATCGTTGATAAATTTGGAGAACTAGGATTATTTTTTAGCATATCTTATATTTCATTTGTTGGCGGTTCATTTAAACAAGGTGGACATAACGTACTTGAACCAGCATATTTTGCTAATTATATTATATTTGGACCAGATATGAGTAATTTTGCTAATATTGCTAATGAAATGCTTGCAAATAAAGCTGCTACGCAAATTCAAAACGAAAGTGATTTATTGAATAAAATGGAATATTTGCTATCTGAAACTGGTATCGAGGAAGCTAAAATTTATCAGACTAATGCCTTAGAATTTGTTAATAAAAACCAACAGATTTTAGGTAATTATTTAGCTATTATAGAAAAATATTTGTTATAGTCAATTCAGAAGAATTTGGGGCTAGGAGCGATGGAGCGACGCCTATAAGTAATAGGCGAGCGACGAGTGACGACGTCCCCAACTTCTCATCAATTGACTATAGTAGGAGTAAATCATTAATGTCATACTCAAATGAGCGGAAGAATGGGAATAACAAACAAAGGGTAAACGAACAGAGTATATACTCGAATGATCTGGAGAATTGGAATGTAAAACAAGGGGTGAGCGAGCGGAGTGTACATTTAGTACATGAGCACGCGAATGCCCCGAAGTTTTGCAGAACCAATTCTTCAAAGCATTCGAGTATACATGTTGTATTAGTTGATGAACAAGATAAGATTCTTGGAACAGAGGATAAATTGATGGCTCATAATTCTAATACACCATTGCATAGAGGAGTTTCTGTGTTTCTTTTCAATAGTCAAAAGGACATCTTGATACAAAGAAGAAGCTTACTCAAAAAAACCTGGGGTGGCTTTTGGTCTAATAGTTTTTGTGGACATCCACAAATTAACGAAACTTACGAGCAGGCTGTTTATAGGCATGCAAAATTTGAATTAGGCTTGGTCAGCTTGCAGAAAGTATATTTTATTGCTAATTATCGTTATAAATTTGCTATAAATAATATTGTGGAAAATGAGATATGTCCGATATATTTAGCTTTATCAGATGATGTTATCAGAATAAATGAACAAGAAATAGCAGAAGTAAAATTACTTAAATGGCAAGATTTTAAGTTATACACAGAGGAATACTCAGCCAACTTTTCTCCTTGGTGTAAAGAAGAGCTTAAAATATTAGAAAATAGCGAAATATTCAAAAAATTTATGGATTCAGCTTTATAATTATAGTATAAAACTGGACTAAT
This genomic interval from Candidatus Tisiphia endosymbiont of Dioctria linearis contains the following:
- a CDS encoding pyridoxal phosphate-dependent aminotransferase, which codes for MSLIAKRLDLIKPSPTLALVKKTFELKKLGKDIISLGAGEPDFDTPNNIKEAAIKAVRDGLTKYTNVDGVLELKQAVQKKFKYENNLDYDLDEIIVSSGGKQVIYNLFMASLNPGDEVIIPSPYWVSYPDMVILADGIPVFVNCNMENNFKLTVNVLERVISKKTKWLIINSPSNPTGGAYSYQELADIAELLRKYPNVNIMSDDIYEHIIFDDFKFYTFAQVAPDLKDRIFTVNGVSKAYSMTGWRIGYGAGTKSLIKAMAIIQSQSTSNPCSISQMAAIEALTGPQDFIKSNAKNFQEKRDLTLSILNDIKGISCYKPAGAFYLFPKCNELFGLKTPSNKIIKDSNDFGEYLLEECSVAVVPGIAFGLENYFRISYATSIKNLEQACLRIKNACRQLK
- a CDS encoding methyltransferase domain-containing protein, which encodes MFGSKIIYNSYGLIKDKMKSCYRFCKNFPSWYMEKIFTFINYFTDVKYKVTHLKETNLKLGIEHLYKNNLNDAILRFKLVDKFFSNSYQANSCQVNYWLGWTYFLKNNYQKALYHLQKASEFDQVKLGTFLQNHNNLSDISQQIWHQYRNLTAEYYNNKFCSNKQLYLPHNFVSRIMSGITDLPDNYRILELGSNTGLVGAEVKKRFPDSFTFTGVESSEAMNVFALNMNIYDNILEVSIPDFIKQHSNKYDVILSFNALSFTKNLSTYFNDIYSIVDKLGYFAFCLPINNVTNLSLKRKEFIFAITDIKEALSQTKFTVLSSEELVIEKNDKYYMVVCKKNH
- a CDS encoding palindromic element RPE2 domain-containing protein; the protein is MLHHFFSSCGNSEFKVSVISTISSIYFLDFFIAVKLFTIATCSAGIVNSGEFGARNDGATPISNRRATSDNVPNFSSIDYN
- a CDS encoding VacJ family lipoprotein; amino-acid sequence: MKRFILLALVILNFFNLTVIADVQNTQDNDDFQYVYSAKNGCMQVYDPYEKLNRKIFVFNSILDYLFLRPITMGYSQVTNDYTKARVSSLLDNIAMPLTAVNYGLQMNYDQTMKSIWRFLINSTFGIGGLFDVASKIGLKVTKQTLGSTLAYYGVGPGPYLVLPFIGGTNARDFTDPVFTNSYLNPIMYRVHRDFEMVVSSVQIIDTRLGLLPFTDYITRSSTDPYIAVRSATHQNRESVIAYPKQFKCPKPN
- a CDS encoding ribbon-helix-helix domain-containing protein, yielding MTSLSITLPDTIAKASNEAAKKLGISRTEFIRQAIIHELSSFQL
- the idi gene encoding isopentenyl-diphosphate Delta-isomerase, which produces MSYSNERKNGNNKQRVNEQSIYSNDLENWNVKQGVSERSVHLVHEHANAPKFCRTNSSKHSSIHVVLVDEQDKILGTEDKLMAHNSNTPLHRGVSVFLFNSQKDILIQRRSLLKKTWGGFWSNSFCGHPQINETYEQAVYRHAKFELGLVSLQKVYFIANYRYKFAINNIVENEICPIYLALSDDVIRINEQEIAEVKLLKWQDFKLYTEEYSANFSPWCKEELKILENSEIFKKFMDSAL
- a CDS encoding lysophospholipid acyltransferase family protein, whose amino-acid sequence is MIKKLLKKNNFALSVVTKLLYSYLRVVYFTCRWQFVFPDGYNEQQFLAQKGAIFAFWHNRLALGPGIFTGHKDIHALISPHSDGKIISDIVNKFGFGVINGSTNKNSVVALKAIIKKLHNGSNIVITPDGPRGPIYKINSNINKVAQKYNIKLIPVSCKASRYFLLKSWDKLIMPLPFGKITAFIGLPLIFIGSENQDDINLAQALNISEINS
- the waaA gene encoding lipid IV(A) 3-deoxy-D-manno-octulosonic acid transferase, which produces MIYLYHILSFLFLPLYVLLLVLRVIVGKEDIKRIGERFAIGYAHTKRNETLVWIHAASVGESMIALTLVENINDLWLKRTMPKTALKFLVTSGTKSSAKILQQKLPVNAVHQLIPIDNIIFVKKFFRNWQPTLGIFIESELWPCLISEGKKHCKLLLLNARISDKSFASWKKISSFFRAITSNFSEIIVQSNIDYEKFMQLGMTNINNLGNIKFANKKLPVNEQELTILAQYMSAKRIIVFASTHLEDETVLLNIIKPIKQRYPNCYFILIPRHPERKNDIGKACTQLNSTYSIKSEQNIPILTDDLYIVDKFGELGLFFSISYISFVGGSFKQGGHNVLEPAYFANYIIFGPDMSNFANIANEMLANKAATQIQNESDLLNKMEYLLSETGIEEAKIYQTNALEFVNKNQQILGNYLAIIEKYLL